The DNA sequence CTCAACTCATCAACATTATTTTTAATAACTTCTGGGTAAGAAATAACAATCGGACAGTTATAATGATTATTTGCCTTTGAATCTTCTTTTTTCGAATAAGTCAATGAGGGATAAAAAATAAAATCGACGTTCTTTTCAATAAGATTCATGATATGACCATGAACAAGTTTTCCAGGATAACACACTGATTCTGATGGAATGGTTTCAATTCCTTTTTCGTAAATTGCCTTGGATGATGAATCTGAAAGAACAACACTAAAACCCAGACGGGTAAAGAACGTTGCCCAAAATGGATAGTTTTCATACATATTTAACACACGTGGAATGCCGACCGTTCCGCGTGGGGCTTCTTCTAATTCTTTTGTTTTATAGTTAAATAATCGGTTATATTTATAACGAACTAAGTTAGGTAAGGCATTGTCATCATTTGATTTTCCCGCTCCACGTTCACAACGATTTCCTGAAATAAATCGTTCCCCACTTGAAAATTTATTAATGGTCAACAAGCAATGATTACTACAAAGCCCACAGCGAGTACTTCGCGTCTTAATGTCAAAGCTTTCTAGTGCTTTTTCATCCAGAAGGGTTGAAGCCTCTCCTGCTACATACCGTTCTTTCGCAATTAAAGCCGCTCCAAAAGCCCCCATAATTCCTGAAATATCGGGACGGATGGCTTCGCGTCCTGATAATAATTCAAATGCTCGTAAAACCGCATCGTTATAAAAGGTTCCCCCTTGAACGACAATTTTATCGCCTAACTCCTCCGGATTACGAAGTTTAATCACTTTAAATAAAGCATTTTTAATGACTGAATAGGAAAGCCCTGCCGAGATATCTCCCACTTCAGCTCCTTCTTTTTGTGCTTGTTTCACACGAGAATTCATAAAGACGGTACAACGAGATCCTAAATCGACCGGACGTTTTGATTTAATGGCTGTCTTAGCAAATTCGGAAATGTTAAGGTTCATCGACGTCGCAAATGTATCTAGAAACGATCCACATCCAGAAGAGCAAGCTTCGTTTAAAAGAATACTTTCAATATTCCCCTCTTTAATTTTAAGACATTTCATGTCTTGTCCACCAATATCTAAAATCGTATCCACACCTGGACAGAAATAATCAGCTGCTTTATAGTGAGCGACCGTTTCAATTTCACCAATATCGACTTTTAAAGCTGCCTTAAGTAGGGCTTCTCCATAACCTGTCACACTTGAATTTACAATTTTAGCACCTTTAGGAAGTCGTTGATAAAGTTCTTTTAAAACAGCAATGCTAGATTGAAGTGGACTTCCTTGATTACTTCCATAATGAGTAAACAATAACTCTCCCGCTTCATTAATTAGCGCTACTTTCGTAGTGGTTGATCCTGCATCGATTCCTAAAAAACAGTTTCCCTCATATGTATCTAACTCACAACGCCCAACCCGCGAATCTTGATGACGACTCTTAAAAGACTCGTACGCTTCTTCTGTTTCAAATAAAGGTTGCAAACGAGCAGACTCTTCTGTTTCAGCTGATTTAACATGTTTCAAACGATGAATTAACTCGGAAAAAGTGATTGATTGTTCATCTATACTTGATAGTGCGGCTCCTAATGCCACATAAAGCTGTGAATTTTTTGGAAAGATCACTTGAGATTCATCTAATTCAAGCGTCTCAATAAATCGCTGTCGTAATTCTGATAAGAAATATAACGGTCCTCCTAAAAAGGCAACATTTCCTTTGATTGGACGTCCACAAGCTAAGCCACTAATCGTTTGAATGACTACCGCTTGTAGCACCGAAACTGCAATATCCTCCTTAGCCACCCCTTCATTTAAAAGAGGTTGCACGTCCGTTTTTGCAAAGACACCACATCGTGCTGCAATCGGATAGATCACTTGATAATGTTTAGCTAATTCATTCAATCCAAGTGCATCCACTTGTAATAAAGATGCCATTTGATCAATAAAAGCACCTGTTCCTCCCGCACAGGTTCCATTCATTCGTTGCTCAATTCCATCTTTAAAATAGGTGATTTTTGCATCTTCTCCCCCAAGTTCAATCGCGACATCAACTTCTGGATAATAAAGCTTTGTTACTTTCGTTGCAGCTACCACTTCTTGAATAAAAGAAACATCGATATATTTAGCTAATGCCATCCCACCTGAACCTGTGATCATCACTGTTATGTCATGGGATTTCATGACTTTTTCCGCCTGTTCTAATATTTGTGTGAGTGTTTTTAAGATATCTGCAAAATGCCGTTGATAATCACTAAATAATACCTTTTGGTTTGTATCTAAAACAATCACCTTAACTGTTGTTGAGCCAATATCAATTCCAACATGAAGTAGAGTTTTACTCATCCTGTTCGCAGTCTGTCTGCTTCTCCCCCTTCTTTATATATAAGTCCAGATAAGTTTTTTACATCGTAAAAACTTTTAGCTGGACTATAGTCTGCCTTGCACGGCATAACCATCTCATATTTCGGTTGCTGTATTAAATGTAGAAAACATTTCTGTTTGTATATAGAAACTAAACTGCATTTTATCATTTCCCATCGATCTTAATTTTTCTTCCTACCCTTCAGTATATTTCTGACGATTCCCATTATAGAAGTATTATATGAGAGACCCTTAGTATAATAAGACTTGGCTTTCATTTTTTCTTCAAAATTTCATGATTTAATCAATATGAAGAGTTAACTAAAATTATCTTCCAAAATAAAATTACCTTTTGACTCTATATAAAAACTTATGGATGAGGAGATCTCAAAATCATTAAAAAACAAAAAGCATGATTGTGACATAATGTACAATCATGCTTTTTCATTTTTATTTTAGAGCATTTAAAACAGCTTCGTAATCTGGTTCTTGTGAAACTTCTTTACAATATTCCACATATGTTACTGTATTATGTT is a window from the Turicibacter bilis genome containing:
- a CDS encoding 2-hydroxyacyl-CoA dehydratase, with the protein product MSKTLLHVGIDIGSTTVKVIVLDTNQKVLFSDYQRHFADILKTLTQILEQAEKVMKSHDITVMITGSGGMALAKYIDVSFIQEVVAATKVTKLYYPEVDVAIELGGEDAKITYFKDGIEQRMNGTCAGGTGAFIDQMASLLQVDALGLNELAKHYQVIYPIAARCGVFAKTDVQPLLNEGVAKEDIAVSVLQAVVIQTISGLACGRPIKGNVAFLGGPLYFLSELRQRFIETLELDESQVIFPKNSQLYVALGAALSSIDEQSITFSELIHRLKHVKSAETEESARLQPLFETEEAYESFKSRHQDSRVGRCELDTYEGNCFLGIDAGSTTTKVALINEAGELLFTHYGSNQGSPLQSSIAVLKELYQRLPKGAKIVNSSVTGYGEALLKAALKVDIGEIETVAHYKAADYFCPGVDTILDIGGQDMKCLKIKEGNIESILLNEACSSGCGSFLDTFATSMNLNISEFAKTAIKSKRPVDLGSRCTVFMNSRVKQAQKEGAEVGDISAGLSYSVIKNALFKVIKLRNPEELGDKIVVQGGTFYNDAVLRAFELLSGREAIRPDISGIMGAFGAALIAKERYVAGEASTLLDEKALESFDIKTRSTRCGLCSNHCLLTINKFSSGERFISGNRCERGAGKSNDDNALPNLVRYKYNRLFNYKTKELEEAPRGTVGIPRVLNMYENYPFWATFFTRLGFSVVLSDSSSKAIYEKGIETIPSESVCYPGKLVHGHIMNLIEKNVDFIFYPSLTYSKKEDSKANNHYNCPIVISYPEVIKNNVDELREKEIPYYHPFLPFDQKDKLAKRLYEIFEDLDISWTELYDSVDQAWKELERFKEDIRQNGEQTLLYMREHHLKGIVLAGRPYHIDPHINHGIPEMINSLGMVVFTEDSIAHLGEVERPLRVVDQWVYHTRLYQAASFVAFQDDLELVQLNSFGCGLDAVTTDQVHDILARHSKIYTTLKIDEGSNLGAARIRLRSLKATMLEREKNHFERHLVDNIYRPVEFTKEMKQSYTILAPQMSPIHFGMLQEAFRYSGYQIEVLPSLDHGAVDEGLKYVNNDACYPAILVVGQMMSALKSGHYDVNKTALLITQTGGGCRATNYIGFLRKALQDSGLEQVPVISLSAQGFEKNEGFTISYSLLNRAMQALMYGDLLMTVLYRTRPYEVEEGSANALYEKWEQTCKHALKKASHRTFRSNVKKIVKDFEDLPIFNTRKPRVGLVGEILVKFHPTANNNVVSVVESEGAEAVVPGLVDFLLYCAYHSDQQLLLGSKVSKIIGESLIQVIEWYRKPMKEALEKSSRFTAPKTIHHVAKGAEQFVSLGHRTGEGWLLTGEMVELIEMNVKNIICMQPFACLPNHVTGKGIIKELKRAYPGTNIVAVDYDPGASEVNQLNRIKLMISTAFENMPVETEIKVKAKSKQEPNEIKGLVTT